One genomic window of Luteitalea pratensis includes the following:
- a CDS encoding M48 family metallopeptidase, translating to MDRTTATGAARAVSLLLAVALSAPMLWAQTAIKLPKNRYTPAQDVELGKEAAAEVKRQYPIIADERIAGYLRTLGDRLVAAAPSDLNQPVYEYSFTPVNLKEINAFALPGGPMFVHRGMFDAAASEGEVAGVMAHELSHVLLRHGTANVSKAQNPWLQLGQVAGALGGAVVGGAAGSAIAQGSQFGLGTLLLKYSRDFEKQADLLGVQILARAGYDPRALARMFETIERESRSSGGGGPQWLSSHPDPGNRTQYIEREAASLTVSNPADDRGFTAVKSAFASQPPAKSMADLARASAGEGGGGPATVGTPGQPVPPPSAQYQTINGGGVFQADVPANWTALRSASAIKVVPQNGYGQLEGRTVFSHGVEFGISRASSRDLRTATDAWLGAVAQNNPELRAAGTQTAVRLSQRSAIRTPLVNPSPLGGQERVDVYTTFLADGTLFYCLTIVPERDAAAFDDAFQRVAQSIRLTEAR from the coding sequence ATGGATAGGACGACCGCAACCGGGGCCGCGCGCGCCGTCTCGTTGCTGCTGGCAGTGGCGCTGTCAGCGCCCATGCTTTGGGCGCAGACGGCCATCAAGCTGCCCAAGAACCGCTACACGCCCGCGCAGGACGTGGAGTTGGGAAAAGAGGCGGCCGCGGAGGTAAAGCGCCAGTACCCGATCATCGCTGACGAGCGCATCGCGGGCTACCTGCGCACCCTCGGTGACCGTCTCGTTGCCGCGGCGCCGTCCGACCTCAACCAGCCTGTCTACGAGTACTCGTTCACTCCCGTCAACCTGAAGGAAATCAACGCGTTCGCCCTTCCGGGCGGGCCGATGTTCGTCCATCGCGGGATGTTCGACGCCGCGGCCTCCGAGGGCGAGGTCGCCGGCGTGATGGCCCACGAGCTGTCGCACGTGTTGCTGCGGCACGGCACGGCAAACGTCTCGAAGGCGCAGAATCCGTGGCTCCAGCTCGGCCAGGTCGCCGGTGCCCTGGGCGGCGCCGTCGTCGGTGGCGCGGCGGGATCGGCGATTGCACAGGGCAGCCAGTTCGGCCTCGGCACGCTGCTCCTCAAGTACAGTCGCGACTTCGAGAAGCAGGCCGACCTGCTCGGCGTGCAGATCCTGGCCCGTGCCGGCTACGACCCGCGCGCGCTCGCCCGCATGTTCGAGACCATCGAGCGCGAGTCTCGCAGCAGCGGAGGAGGCGGACCCCAGTGGCTGAGCAGCCACCCGGATCCTGGCAACCGGACGCAATACATCGAACGGGAGGCCGCGTCGCTGACCGTCTCGAACCCGGCCGACGACCGCGGCTTCACGGCGGTGAAATCGGCGTTTGCGTCGCAGCCACCTGCCAAGTCGATGGCCGATCTCGCACGCGCTTCGGCGGGCGAAGGCGGCGGCGGCCCGGCCACCGTCGGCACGCCCGGCCAGCCCGTCCCGCCGCCATCGGCGCAGTACCAGACCATCAACGGAGGCGGCGTGTTCCAGGCAGATGTGCCCGCCAACTGGACGGCCCTGCGATCTGCCAGCGCCATCAAGGTCGTGCCCCAGAACGGCTATGGGCAACTCGAGGGGCGCACGGTCTTCAGCCACGGCGTCGAATTCGGCATCTCCCGCGCCAGCTCACGGGACCTTCGCACGGCGACCGACGCGTGGCTGGGTGCTGTCGCGCAGAACAACCCGGAACTGCGCGCTGCCGGTACGCAGACGGCCGTACGACTCTCGCAGCGGTCCGCGATCAGGACACCGCTGGTGAACCCGTCGCCACTGGGCGGGCAGGAACGCGTCGACGTGTACACGACCTTTCTCGCAGACGGCACGCTCTTCTACTGCCTGACCATCGTGCCGGAGCGCGATGCGGCAGCGTTCGATGACGCGTTCCAGCGGGTGGCGCAGTCGATTCGCCTGACCGAAGCCCGGTGA
- the argF gene encoding ornithine carbamoyltransferase — MPTRVTRTTPKPAASRSLRTQHFVSLCDLSPGELASLLQAALVLKKERARGVRSYGATALKGQHVALLFEKPSLRTRCTFEIAVRELGGDVIAPPQDVAMGEREPIADVARNLERWVSGVVIRTFAQDRLVEFATAAPRLHVVNALTDEEHPCQALADLLTLHEQFGDLKGHTVAFVGDGNNVATSLTQGALMLGMHVRLATPAGYEFVPEMESQLRDLARHGATLEVSRDARAAVNGVSAVYTDAWTSMGQEAEAQQRRKVFAPFQVNEALMHAAGDAVFMHCLPAHRGEEATDEVMDGPASIIYDQAENRLHAQKALLMLLMGRSQ, encoded by the coding sequence ATGCCTACACGCGTCACGCGCACGACTCCGAAGCCGGCCGCGTCGCGGTCACTCCGCACGCAACACTTCGTCTCACTGTGTGACCTCTCGCCGGGCGAACTCGCCAGTCTGCTGCAGGCCGCGCTGGTCCTGAAGAAGGAGCGCGCGCGCGGGGTGCGGTCCTACGGGGCGACGGCGTTGAAGGGGCAGCACGTGGCCCTGTTGTTCGAGAAGCCGTCGCTGCGGACACGCTGCACCTTCGAGATTGCCGTGCGTGAGCTGGGCGGCGACGTGATCGCGCCACCGCAGGACGTGGCCATGGGCGAACGCGAACCGATTGCCGACGTCGCCCGCAACCTCGAACGCTGGGTATCGGGCGTGGTGATCCGCACGTTCGCGCAGGATCGGCTGGTGGAGTTCGCGACAGCGGCGCCGCGGCTGCATGTGGTCAACGCGCTCACCGACGAGGAGCACCCATGCCAGGCGCTGGCCGACCTGCTGACCCTGCACGAACAGTTCGGCGACCTGAAGGGTCACACGGTGGCGTTTGTCGGCGACGGCAACAACGTTGCCACGTCGCTCACCCAGGGCGCGCTGATGCTCGGCATGCACGTGCGGCTGGCGACGCCGGCCGGCTACGAGTTCGTGCCGGAGATGGAGAGCCAGCTGCGTGACCTGGCCCGCCACGGCGCGACCCTCGAGGTGTCGCGCGACGCGCGGGCGGCGGTCAATGGTGTCTCGGCGGTCTACACCGATGCCTGGACGTCGATGGGCCAGGAGGCCGAGGCGCAGCAGCGCCGCAAGGTATTCGCACCGTTCCAGGTGAACGAGGCCCTGATGCACGCGGCCGGCGACGCCGTGTTCATGCACTGCCTGCCGGCCCACCGCGGCGAAGAGGCGACCGACGAGGTCATGGACGGTCCGGCGTCGATCATCTACGACCAGGCGGAGAACCGCCTGCATGCACAAAAGGCCTTGCTCATGCTCCTCATGGGCAGGTCACAATAG
- the argJ gene encoding bifunctional glutamate N-acetyltransferase/amino-acid acetyltransferase ArgJ: MITHIEGGITAPAGFRAAGVHCGIKANPEKLDLALLVSDLPATAAAVFTTNLAVAPPVIVSRDHLHATRGHARAVVVNSGCANACTGDQGRQVAHLMAAETARAIDCDLEEVIVMSTGVIGVQLDPRTVTHGIIAATDVLSVDGHMRCAQAIMTTDPFPKERAVEVTTTRGTFRIGGICKGSGMIEPRMATMLGVLTCDAAVSPVLLQRVLSEVTEHTFNAITVDGECSTNDCVALLANGASGVTIGEADLPLFSDALYEVCKFLSTEIVRGGEGATKLVTVQVTGARSYDEAKQAARAIANSLLVKTAIHGGDPNWGRLVAVAGRAGVGFDLQAAAVRIGDVVLFEGGRPFDERAPQAAAYLQRKDITVGVDLGTGGTHEATMWTCDLSEEYVQINAEYRT; this comes from the coding sequence ATGATCACGCACATTGAAGGTGGTATCACCGCGCCGGCCGGCTTCCGGGCCGCCGGCGTGCACTGCGGCATCAAGGCCAATCCCGAGAAGCTGGACCTCGCGCTGCTGGTCTCGGACCTGCCAGCGACGGCGGCAGCCGTGTTCACCACGAACCTCGCCGTCGCGCCGCCCGTCATCGTTTCGCGCGATCACCTGCACGCGACACGGGGGCACGCTCGCGCCGTGGTCGTGAACTCGGGCTGCGCCAACGCCTGCACCGGCGATCAGGGCCGTCAGGTGGCGCACCTGATGGCGGCCGAGACCGCCCGCGCCATCGATTGCGATCTCGAAGAGGTGATCGTCATGTCGACCGGCGTCATCGGCGTGCAACTGGATCCTCGCACCGTGACGCACGGGATCATCGCCGCCACCGACGTGCTGTCGGTGGACGGGCACATGCGGTGTGCACAGGCGATCATGACCACCGACCCGTTCCCCAAGGAACGCGCGGTGGAAGTGACAACGACACGCGGCACCTTCCGGATCGGCGGCATCTGCAAGGGCTCGGGGATGATCGAGCCGCGGATGGCGACGATGCTCGGCGTGCTGACGTGTGATGCGGCGGTTTCGCCGGTGTTGTTGCAGCGGGTGTTGTCGGAGGTCACCGAACACACGTTCAATGCCATCACCGTCGATGGCGAGTGCTCCACCAACGACTGCGTGGCTCTGCTGGCCAACGGCGCGAGTGGCGTGACGATCGGCGAAGCTGACCTGCCGCTGTTCTCGGACGCGCTGTACGAGGTGTGCAAGTTCCTGTCGACCGAGATCGTGCGCGGCGGCGAGGGTGCCACCAAGCTCGTGACCGTGCAGGTGACCGGCGCCCGCAGCTACGACGAAGCCAAGCAGGCGGCACGGGCCATCGCCAACTCGCTGCTCGTGAAGACCGCGATCCACGGCGGCGACCCGAACTGGGGCCGGCTGGTCGCTGTCGCCGGCCGCGCCGGCGTCGGGTTCGACCTCCAGGCGGCCGCGGTGCGCATCGGTGATGTCGTCCTGTTCGAGGGCGGTCGCCCCTTCGACGAGCGCGCGCCGCAAGCCGCCGCGTATCTGCAGCGCAAGGACATCACCGTCGGCGTCGACCTCGGCACTGGCGGCACCCACGAAGCCACGATGTGGACCTGCGACCTGAGCGAGGAATACGTGCAGATCAACGCGGAATACCGTACTTAG
- a CDS encoding GNAT family N-acetyltransferase, which translates to MSPILAPVDVPQARQLPEGYTIQRGRPEQAEAMHALIMASLDEGHLLPRTLEDLRRHAERFLVIMSGDTLVGCAELAPLSGTVAEVRSLVIGPAHRGKRLGPALIESLGATARREQFGTLCAFTHEATHFVRLGFTIVPHTWLPEKIATDCVGCPKFRTCGQHAVALPLRGTQIGSMTAVRHSRRAAQPRSAESSVLVLHR; encoded by the coding sequence ATGTCGCCCATCCTCGCGCCGGTCGACGTCCCCCAGGCCCGGCAACTGCCGGAGGGCTACACGATCCAGCGCGGCCGGCCGGAGCAGGCAGAGGCGATGCATGCGTTGATCATGGCCAGCCTCGACGAAGGCCATCTGCTCCCGCGCACGCTCGAGGATCTGCGCCGCCACGCCGAGCGCTTCCTCGTGATCATGTCCGGCGATACGCTGGTCGGGTGCGCCGAACTGGCGCCGCTCAGCGGCACGGTCGCCGAGGTCCGCTCGCTCGTGATCGGTCCGGCGCATCGCGGCAAGCGCCTCGGTCCGGCGCTGATCGAGTCGCTCGGTGCCACCGCGCGCCGCGAGCAGTTCGGCACCCTGTGCGCGTTCACGCACGAGGCGACGCACTTCGTCCGCCTCGGCTTCACCATCGTCCCGCACACCTGGCTGCCGGAGAAGATTGCGACCGACTGCGTCGGGTGCCCCAAGTTCCGCACGTGCGGACAGCACGCGGTGGCGCTGCCACTCCGGGGTACGCAGATCGGCAGCATGACGGCCGTGCGCCACAGCCGGCGCGCCGCGCAACCGCGCAGCGCCGAGTCGTCCGTCCTCGTCCTGCATCGATGA
- a CDS encoding aspartate aminotransferase family protein encodes MSTATDTPPTTVQAVEAAHVLQTYKRQPVVFVRGEGVWLVADDGTRYLDMLSGIGVNVLGHAHPALVAAVREQVGELVHTSNLFFHPFQGELAARLTKASGLERAFFCNSGAEAVEGCLKFSRRFWYTAGTPRAQFIAFERGFSGRTMGALSTTWDEHYRTPFEPLVPEVRFVSNEDPDDLLAAVSEQTAAIIAEPIQGEGGVRPLPPQIVAAINKACAASGALYIADEVQSGLGRTGQMFHFEALGLRPDLISVGKALGAGVPIGAVLVSSRVAASISAGDHGTTYGGNPLACRAALAVLDTLEHGLLDHVRRIGPIFADRLQALARKHPMVVEVRGAGLMQGLVLDRDAAAVVPAALERGLIVNRTAERVVRLLPPYVISEAEITEALSRLDAALTAVQGA; translated from the coding sequence ATGTCGACCGCGACTGACACCCCCCCCACCACCGTCCAGGCCGTCGAGGCCGCACACGTGCTGCAGACGTACAAGCGCCAGCCGGTGGTGTTCGTGCGCGGTGAAGGCGTCTGGCTCGTCGCCGACGATGGCACGCGCTACCTCGACATGCTGTCTGGTATTGGGGTCAACGTCCTCGGGCATGCGCATCCGGCACTGGTGGCCGCCGTGCGCGAGCAGGTCGGCGAACTGGTGCACACCTCCAACCTGTTCTTCCATCCGTTCCAGGGTGAGCTCGCCGCGCGCCTCACGAAGGCGTCCGGCCTCGAGCGCGCGTTCTTCTGCAACAGCGGCGCGGAAGCCGTCGAGGGATGCCTCAAGTTCAGCCGGCGGTTCTGGTACACCGCGGGCACACCCCGCGCCCAGTTCATCGCATTCGAACGCGGCTTTTCCGGCCGCACGATGGGCGCGCTGTCGACGACCTGGGACGAGCATTACCGGACGCCCTTCGAACCACTCGTGCCCGAGGTGCGCTTTGTCTCCAACGAGGATCCGGACGACCTGCTGGCCGCCGTGAGCGAGCAGACGGCCGCGATCATCGCCGAGCCGATCCAGGGCGAAGGCGGCGTGCGCCCGTTGCCGCCCCAGATCGTGGCCGCCATCAACAAGGCGTGCGCCGCCAGCGGCGCGCTGTACATCGCCGATGAAGTGCAGTCGGGGCTCGGTCGCACCGGGCAGATGTTCCACTTCGAGGCGCTGGGACTTCGCCCCGACCTGATTTCGGTCGGCAAGGCGCTGGGGGCAGGCGTGCCGATTGGCGCCGTGCTGGTGTCGTCGCGCGTGGCGGCCTCGATCAGCGCCGGCGACCACGGCACCACGTACGGCGGCAACCCGCTCGCTTGCCGGGCCGCCCTGGCCGTCCTGGACACGCTCGAGCACGGGTTGCTCGATCACGTCCGCCGCATCGGTCCGATCTTCGCCGACCGACTGCAGGCACTCGCCCGCAAGCACCCGATGGTAGTGGAGGTGCGTGGCGCCGGCCTGATGCAGGGCCTCGTCCTCGACCGCGACGCCGCGGCCGTCGTGCCCGCGGCCCTCGAGCGCGGCCTGATCGTCAATCGCACGGCAGAGCGCGTGGTGCGCCTGCTGCCGCCGTACGTGATCAGCGAAGCCGAAATCACCGAAGCGTTGTCGCGTCTCGATGCCGCGTTGACGGCAGTGCAAGGAGCCTGA
- the argB gene encoding acetylglutamate kinase → MGPAVVKFGGELVETPERLDAVGKALAALAVASPLVVVHGGGREIDAELARRGVAKQAVDGLRITDAATLEAVVAVLGGTINTRLVAHLIGLGIKAVGLTGVDAALGRASRAASHVTAAGSQVDLGLVGEPEAAADLGLVAHLLAGGYVPVIASLGVSPDADVLNVNADTLAAHVAAGIGARELVLVGGTAGVLDSAGGTIPALTQDEAQVMMQDGTASAGMIAKLRAAMAARTRGVATVSIVDGRSAEAILERKGTRIA, encoded by the coding sequence ATGGGTCCGGCGGTCGTCAAGTTCGGCGGCGAACTCGTGGAGACGCCGGAACGGCTCGACGCCGTGGGCAAGGCCCTGGCGGCGCTGGCCGTGGCCAGCCCATTGGTCGTGGTGCATGGCGGCGGTCGCGAGATCGATGCGGAACTCGCGCGACGCGGGGTCGCCAAGCAGGCGGTCGACGGTTTGCGCATCACGGACGCCGCGACGCTGGAAGCCGTGGTCGCAGTGCTGGGTGGCACCATCAACACCCGCCTGGTGGCGCACCTGATCGGGCTGGGGATCAAGGCGGTGGGCCTGACCGGGGTCGATGCAGCACTCGGCCGTGCCAGCCGCGCCGCCTCACACGTGACCGCGGCGGGATCGCAGGTGGACCTCGGGCTGGTGGGCGAGCCGGAAGCAGCCGCGGATCTGGGCCTCGTGGCCCACCTGCTGGCAGGCGGCTACGTCCCGGTGATTGCCAGTCTCGGCGTGTCGCCGGACGCGGACGTGCTGAACGTCAATGCCGATACGCTTGCAGCCCACGTCGCGGCGGGCATCGGCGCCCGTGAACTCGTCCTCGTCGGCGGCACTGCAGGCGTGCTCGACAGCGCCGGCGGAACGATCCCGGCCCTCACGCAGGATGAGGCCCAGGTCATGATGCAGGATGGCACTGCGTCGGCGGGGATGATCGCCAAGCTCCGCGCTGCCATGGCCGCCCGGACACGCGGCGTCGCAACGGTGTCGATCGTGGACGGCCGGTCGGCCGAGGCGATCCTGGAGCGCAAGGGCACGAGGATCGCTTAG